The following coding sequences are from one Selenomonas sputigena ATCC 35185 window:
- the jag gene encoding RNA-binding cell elongation regulator Jag/EloR, whose amino-acid sequence MADFVERTGKTVEEAIEAALFALRLPKDRCTVEVIEEPSNGFFGLIGKRAAKVRVTAKEEPLPQPQETLPQKKREEVLEERREEREEERAEEKEEAPVLTKESSEASESASAVSHDTTPGRQETIVDRGFSYSPSRENRSYAEPRRERFSSGRRSYASDSVAGRSREEKVRNFLSPADAAVPIKKAEDFLQQIFRAMDLEVAIERKDRPHSIELNLSGHNLGILIGKHGQTLDALQYLVNLAANQGLTEERVRIILDIEDYRERREETLYRLAARLAERCCRTNQRVVLEPMNRHERKIIHLALQENHRVLTYSAGDEPFRKVVIEPKHRVSRMDGSMREEDY is encoded by the coding sequence ATGGCGGATTTCGTGGAAAGAACCGGAAAGACGGTGGAAGAAGCGATTGAAGCTGCACTCTTCGCCCTGCGTCTCCCGAAGGATCGCTGCACGGTGGAGGTCATCGAGGAGCCGTCGAACGGCTTCTTTGGTTTGATTGGAAAGCGTGCGGCGAAAGTGCGCGTTACGGCGAAGGAAGAGCCTTTGCCGCAGCCGCAGGAAACTTTGCCGCAAAAAAAGCGGGAAGAAGTTCTTGAGGAGCGCCGTGAGGAACGGGAAGAAGAGCGTGCGGAGGAAAAGGAGGAGGCGCCTGTCTTGACGAAGGAGTCGTCCGAGGCGTCCGAAAGTGCGTCCGCCGTCTCTCATGATACGACGCCGGGCAGGCAGGAAACCATTGTGGATCGCGGCTTTTCCTACTCTCCCTCGAGAGAAAATCGTTCTTATGCGGAACCGCGCCGCGAGCGTTTCTCTTCGGGCAGACGTTCCTACGCATCCGATTCAGTTGCCGGGCGTTCTCGTGAGGAGAAGGTTCGCAATTTCCTGAGTCCTGCCGACGCTGCAGTGCCGATTAAAAAGGCGGAGGATTTCCTGCAGCAGATTTTTCGAGCAATGGATCTTGAAGTCGCCATCGAGAGAAAGGATCGGCCTCATTCAATCGAGCTGAATCTCTCCGGGCACAATCTCGGCATACTCATCGGCAAGCACGGGCAGACGCTCGATGCTTTGCAGTATCTCGTCAATCTCGCTGCCAACCAGGGATTGACGGAGGAACGCGTGCGCATCATCCTCGATATTGAAGATTACCGCGAGCGCCGTGAGGAGACGCTTTACCGTCTGGCAGCGCGCTTGGCGGAGCGCTGCTGCCGCACGAACCAGCGCGTCGTCTTGGAGCCGATGAACCGCCATGAGCGAAAGATCATTCACCTTGCACTGCAGGAGAATCATCGCGTTTTGACTTACAGCGCGGGCGATGAGCCTTTTCGCAAGGTCGTCATTGAGCCGAAGCATCGCGTTTCGCGTATGGACGGCTCTATGCGTGAAGAGGATTATTGA
- the rnpA gene encoding ribonuclease P protein component, with protein MLGLPRSRILKKKKDFQAVYSRGKSYANRFLVLYVFRSHGLQGKVGFAAGKKLGNAVKRNRVKRLLRESYRLHQVEIEEGFSLLLVGRKAALDVKCQDLEKAFLALGRKAEIMAGDNEASKSERRRGR; from the coding sequence ATGTTGGGTTTGCCGAGAAGCCGCATCTTGAAAAAGAAGAAGGATTTTCAGGCTGTTTATTCCCGCGGAAAATCGTATGCAAACAGATTTCTCGTGCTTTATGTCTTTCGTTCGCATGGACTCCAGGGAAAAGTCGGTTTTGCCGCAGGCAAGAAGCTCGGCAATGCCGTGAAGCGCAATCGGGTCAAAAGATTGCTCCGCGAGTCTTATCGTCTGCATCAGGTTGAAATCGAGGAGGGTTTTTCCCTCCTGCTCGTGGGCAGGAAGGCGGCTCTCGACGTCAAATGCCAGGATTTGGAGAAGGCTTTCCTCGCTTTGGGAAGGAAGGCCGAAATCATGGCAGGAGACAACGAGGCTTCTAAAAGCGAGAGAAGGCGCGGCAGATGA
- the rpmH gene encoding 50S ribosomal protein L34 — protein MKMTYQPNNHWRKKTHGFRERMKTKGGRLVLKRRRAKGRKKLSA, from the coding sequence ATGAAGATGACGTATCAGCCGAATAACCATTGGCGCAAGAAGACGCATGGTTTCCGCGAGCGTATGAAGACGAAAGGCGGCCGTCTCGTCCTGAAGAGAAGGCGCGCAAAAGGCAGAAAGAAGTTGTCTGCGTAA
- a CDS encoding YidC/Oxa1 family membrane protein insertase, giving the protein MEFLSSLFHPVIAVIQFMLENLYAFTGLLGFENYGIAIILLTILIKVCLYPLTVKQVRSMKGMQELQPKMKKLQEKYKDNPQMMQQKIGELYKEAGVNPLAGCLPLLIQMPILMGMFYALQGYAYSGTPSFLWLASLSEPDPHYILPVLSALSTWFVQKQTSTETNQQMKIMMIVMPIFIGWISLNFASGLVLYWVTMNLVQIVQQWWMYRNEDVTGKKGVA; this is encoded by the coding sequence TTGGAGTTTTTATCGTCGCTGTTTCATCCCGTCATTGCGGTGATTCAGTTCATGTTGGAGAATCTGTATGCGTTTACAGGTCTTCTTGGTTTTGAAAATTACGGGATTGCCATCATTTTGCTGACGATCCTCATCAAGGTATGCCTCTATCCTCTGACGGTCAAGCAGGTTCGTTCGATGAAGGGCATGCAGGAACTGCAGCCGAAGATGAAGAAGCTGCAGGAAAAGTATAAGGACAACCCGCAGATGATGCAGCAGAAGATCGGCGAGCTGTATAAAGAAGCCGGCGTGAATCCTCTCGCGGGGTGTCTGCCGCTCCTCATACAGATGCCGATTCTCATGGGCATGTTTTATGCGCTGCAGGGCTATGCGTATTCGGGGACGCCGTCCTTTCTGTGGCTCGCGTCGCTTTCCGAGCCCGATCCGCACTATATATTGCCGGTGCTTTCCGCACTTTCGACGTGGTTCGTGCAGAAACAGACTTCGACGGAAACGAATCAACAGATGAAGATCATGATGATCGTCATGCCGATCTTCATCGGCTGGATCAGCTTGAATTTCGCTTCGGGACTTGTTCTCTATTGGGTGACGATGAACCTCGTGCAGATCGTGCAGCAGTGGTGGATGTACCGAAACGAGGACGTCACGGGAAAGAAAGGAGTTGCCTGA
- the yidD gene encoding membrane protein insertion efficiency factor YidD: MKVVLLLLIRFYRGFLSPLKPPSCRYIPTCSEYAMIAVEKYGAAKGSFLAIKRILRCHPFHKGGYDPVP, encoded by the coding sequence ATGAAAGTCGTGCTTCTGCTTCTCATTCGTTTTTATCGCGGCTTTCTTTCTCCTTTGAAGCCGCCTTCGTGCCGCTATATTCCGACATGCTCGGAGTATGCAATGATTGCTGTTGAAAAATATGGGGCGGCAAAGGGCAGTTTCCTTGCCATCAAGAGGATTCTGCGCTGCCATCCTTTTCATAAGGGTGGCTACGACCCTGTACCATAG